The Terriglobus sp. TAA 43 sequence GATTGCGGCATCCGCTGGAAACCATGCGCAGGGCGTGGCTTATCACGCGACACGTCGCGGAATTAAGTCGACCATTGTGATGCCCGAGCCGACACCGATGGTGAAGGTGAATGCGACTCGCCGCTTTGGCGCAAACGTGATTCTGCATGGGCCGAACTACGACGCCGCGTACGCGGAAGCGCGCAGGCTGTGCGATGCCGAGGGGCTTACGTTCATTCATCCTTTCGATGATGCGGAGGTCATCGCTGGTCAGGGCACCATTGGCCTGGAGCTGCTGGAGCAGGTGGATGGGCTGGAAGCCGTGGTCGTCCCCATTGGCGGCGGCGGTCTGATCGGCGGCATTGCCTGCGCGGTGAAGTCGCGCAACCCGAACATCCGCGTGGTGGGTGTGCAGACCTCGCGGCTGCCCAGCATGAAGGCTGCTGTGGAAGCGGGGCATCCTGTCACGATTGATGCTGCGACGACTATCGGCGACGGCATTGCCGTGCGTCGCAGCGGCGACATCACGCTACCGCTGGTGCAGAAGTATGTCGATGAAATTGTCACGGTAGATGAAGACGAAATTGCTGCGGCAATCCTTGTTCTGCTGGAACGTGAGAAGACGCTCGCAGAGGGCGCCGGTGCTACTGCTCTTGCTGCGCTGCTGCAAAAACGGACTTCGCTGAAGAATGCAAAGACTGCGGTTTTGGTGTGCGGCGGCAACATCGACGTCACATTGCTGAGCCGCATAATTGAACGCGGTTTGGTGCAGGATGGACGTTTGATCCGGCTGCGCATTCACCTGCTTGACCGCGCTGGTGCGTTGCAGGACCTGACCACGCTGATTGCGAAACATGGCGTCAATATTGTGGATACGCTCTATAACCGCGCTTACTATGGAGTGAATTTGGGTGATACGACCATTGACATCACCATGGAAACGCGCGGACGCGATCAGGTGGAAGAACTGCTGAATGCGTTGACCGAGGGTGGCTATCGGCACTCGCGAGTGCTTTAACTTCCCCGTTCTCGACGCAGTCGGCGTGATGACAAACGAAAAGGGATGCGAGTTGATCGCATCCCTTTTTCTTTTTGTTGAGGATTGGGTGATCAGAGGTTCAGCTTTTTGAAAACGGAGTCCGGGATGGCGCGGACGACAGCCATGATGGGACGCCACTTGGCGGGGACGTACATGACACCGCCTTCGCCCTTGGCGATCGCATTGGCGATGTCCTTTGCTACGGCATTTACATCTGCGAACTTTTCGCTGCCGGGCATGCCTGCCGTCATCGCGGTTTTCACAGGGCCGGGCTTGATGGTGAGCACCCCTACGCCATCGCGGTCGATGCGGTTGCGGAGGCCGTCGACGAAAGCTGTCAGGCCAGCTTTTGACGCGCCGTAGACGTAGTTGCTCTTACGGCCACGGTCACCTGCCACAGACGACAGCACTGCCAGCGTTCCGCGGCCCTGCTTCAGGCAGAAGTTTGCCAGCCATGTGAGCATGCTTACCGGGGCTGTGAGGTTGGTGTGCAGAATCTGTTCGGCGTGGGCCACGTCCGTTTCTGCTTTGGGCTGGTCTCCCAGGATGCCAAAGGCGAGATAGGCCACGTCCAGGCCGCCGAGTTGGGTGATGGCGTGGGCAAGCAGGCCGGGATGATCTTCAAGACGATCCAGGTCGGTGGCGGCAATATCGACAAAGGCCGCACCACGGACGCGGAGATCGCCCGCCATGGCGCGCAGTTTCTCCTCAGAACGGCCTACGAGGAAGATGTTGGCTCCCTCTGCGGCCCAGATGCGGCAGGTGGCTTCTGCGATGCCACTGGTGGCACCTAAAACCAGGTAACGCTTGGGGTTATGCGAAAGATCGCGCGTTGGTAGGGGTGTTTCCAATGCGGTTGTTGTCTCAGACATCGTTCGTTGTCCCTCAAAGAGGAGACTAACAAACGTCCTTTGCAGGAGGGTTATAGCCCGCCTTGCGCAGCAGAGTGATCAGGGTTTGCTGGTCGTCGCGGCCAAGCTTCTCCAGCAGCAATTTGCTGGCTTCCAGATGGACTTCCAGCATGCGCTGGCTGAGTCGCTGGCCTGCAGGTGTGAGGTGAACACGCACAATGCGGCGATCTTCCTCCGAGCGCTGGCGCACAACCTGCTTCTTTTCCACAAGGCGGTTCACGAGGCTGGTGGCAGTGCTGAGTGGGATGTCCATAAAGTCTGCCAGCTCGGACATGAGCGCAGGCCCGTGCTGGTTAAGCCAGCCGAGAGCGCGGCCTTCCTGCGGCGTGGTCTTGATCTTTTGCAGTGAACGCGAACCGGGCGCCATCGACATCTGCCGAAACATACCGTACAGGGCAATCAGGAACTCCATGGGAGTTTTGTCTTCAACGGGCGGTGTTTTCGGCGTGCGCGACATCTCTTGGCTCAGCATAAGCGTAGTTCTCCCCGCTTGGAAAGGTTCGATGCCGTAATGACACAAAATTTTCCAAATTAATACGGAACCGGGATACTTCGATTGTCGTACTATTGAAAAATCGAAGTACCGGAGTTGCTTCGCCATGGCCCAAACGGAAACTGTACTTTCCCCCGCCGAAATTCTTACCGAACGCCGCCGCATTTCCGCCGGGCTCCGCCGCCAAGATCCGGACCTGCTGCAGGAATTGATCAACCGTTACCAACACCGCCTTTTGCGCTACCTTTGCAGCCTGACCGGACGCACGGATCTGGCCGAAGACCTGTTTCAGGAAACGTGGATCCGCGTGCTGGAACGCGGCCATCTGTATGACGACCGCGGCGACTTTGATGCGTGGCTGTTTACGGTGGCACGCAATCGCGCGCTGGATCATTTCCGCCGCCGCAGCACGGTTTCGCTGGACGAGATGATGCATCCCGACGAGGAAGGTTCGGCCGCATTCGACCCGCCGGCTGCTGATTTGTCTCCGTTGGAAGCCTTTCGGCTGGCCGAACAGGCCTGCCTGCTGCATGCCACGATGGACCGGCTGCAACCCATCCACCGCGAAGTGTTGCAGATGCACTTTTATGAAGACCTGACGATGCGTGAAATTGCCGAAAAGACCGGCATTCACATGCCGACAGTGAAATCGCGCCTGTACCGTGCGATTGGATTCTTTGAGCAGTTTTTGCGGGAAGCGCTGACCGGCAGCAGCGTCCCGGTGGCGGCTGCGCAGCACTAAATGTGCCTTCTGCGGACAAGACGGAACGGTTGGCTACAATAAGAGGGGACCTGTTTCATTCCGGACCGGCGATTTCCGCCGTGTTCTTGCACCCGTTCCGTCATCCAAGAAGGAAAATATTGCAGCGATGAAGATCGTACTTGCCGAGAAGGTTTCGCCCGCCACCCTTGCCGTCTTCCAGCAGGAACCAAGCTGGAAGGTAGTCACCGCAGACAAGATCACCAACCTGGAAGCTGAACTGGCCGATGCTGATGCGCTGGTTGTCCGCTCTGCTGTACAGGTGACGGCGGAGTTGCTGGAGCATGCGCCGAAGCTGCGTGTGATTGGTCGCGCCGGTGTGGGTGTGGACAACATTGATGCGGACGCTGCAACCAAGCGCGGCATTGTGGTGATGAACACGCCGGGCGCAAACGCCGTGGCGGTCGCCGAGCTGACGCTGGGCCTGATGATCACCATGGCGCGCCAGATCCCCAAGGCAAACGCCGCGCTGCACAACGGCAAGTGGGAGAAGAAGTCGCTACAGGGCACCGAACTGCGCGGCAAGACGCTGGGCATTGTGGGCCTGGGTCGCATTGGCCTGGAAGTCGCTCGCCGTGCACGCTCTTTCGGCATGGACCTGATTGGCTATGACCCGTTTGTTGCTCCGGTGATTGCACGCGAAAACGGTGTAACGCTCGTTGACATTGACACCATCTTCAAGGGCAGCGACTACCTGACACTGCACGTGGGTCTGACCCCGCAGACGGAAGGCCTGATCAACAAGCACTCCATCGCGATCATGAAGAAGGGCATCCGCATTGTGAACTGCGCCCGCGGTGAACTGATTGTGGATGACGCGCTGGCAGAGGGTCTGACGACTGGTACTGTTGGCGGCGCTGCGCTGGACGTCTTCCGGCAGGAGCCGCTTAAGGAATCGCCGTACTTCGGTATCGACAACATCATTCTGACGCCGCATCTGGGTGGATCGACGGACGAAGCACAGGAGGCTATCGGCATCCAGCTTGCAGAACAGGTGAGCGCTTACCTGAAGGATGGCGTGGTGCAGAATGCGGTCAACGTGCCGTCGCTTTCGCGTGAGGAGTACGTCGAAGTGGCACCGTACATTGACCTGGCGCAGCGCCTGGGCACCTTCCTTGGTCTTGCGACACCCGGCAACCTGGAGAACATGGACATTGCCTATTCCGGTCGCATCGCCACTGGTAAGACCGACCTGATTCGTAATGCGGTTATCAGCGGAGTGTTGAGCGATTCCGATGTGAACACCATCAACGCGACCGCTGTTGCCAACGATCGCGGCATCCGCGTGCAGGAAGATAAGAAGGAATTTGCCAGTGGTGGTGCGGGTTCCGTGCTGAAACTGACGCTGCACTCGGCTGAAGGCGATGCGTCTGCTTCTGCTACCGTGCTGCATGGCAATGCTCCGCGTCTTCTGTCGCTGGATGGCATTGACATTGAAGCGCCGCTCACGGGCACGCTGCTTGTCTTCCGCAACCACGACGTGCCGGGCGTGATCGGCCGCATCGGCACTGTGATTGGCGAGCACGGCGTGAACATTGCCAACTTCGCACTGGGCAAGAGCGTTCGTTCGCAGCGCGTGCCGCAGGGACAGGCCATGGCTGTGGTGCAGATTGAGGCTACGCCGGAGAAGGTGGCGGAGTTGCTCCAGGCCCTGCGCAAGGTGGACGCGATTGCCAGCGTTCGCACCGTAGAACTCTCGTAAGGCATTTCAGGAAAGGAGACCACCGATGCCACTGTACGAATACCAATGCCAGAACTGCGGCCGCACGCTGGAAAAGCGGCAGAAGTTCTCTGATCCGGAATTGACCGAATGCCCGCATTGCGCCGGCAAGCTGGAAAAGCTGTTATCCGCACCTGCGGTGCAGTTCAAAGGCGGCGGCTGGTATGCCGACCTGTACTCGTCGTCGAAGGGTGGAACAAAATCTGGTGGGGATAAAAGCGCTGCAGCAAGCACTACGTCCTCGTCGGATTCTTCCTCGTCGAGCAGCAGCACCACTTCCACTGCGGCACCGAGCACTGCATCGACCAGCAGCACGACGAAGTAACTAACTTACGACAGATAACAGAAGGCCGCGGGCAAATGCCTGCGGCCTTCTTCACTTCGAACGAAGAGCTACTTCTTCTTCGGTGCGGGCGGCACCTTCTTGCCTGCCTTGCGAGCTTCGCTGAGGCCGATGGCGATGGCCTGCTTGCGGCTGGTGACCTTCTTGCCGCTGCGTCCACTCTTCAACGTGCCCTCCTTCATCTCGCGCATTTCTCGCTCAACCTGCTTACCCGCTGCGGGCGAATACTTACGAGTGCTGCTCTTCTTCGCAGCTTTCTTTGCGGTGGTCTTTTTGGCAGCCGTTTTCTTTGCAACTGTCTTCTTCGCCGCAACCTTCCTGGCAGTCGTCTTCTTTGCCGGAGCTTTCTTCGTTGCGGACTTCTTCACGGATGACTTCTTCACCGTGGTCTTTTTTGCGGGGGATTTCTTCGTTGCAGATTTCTTGCTTGCCTTTTTCGTTGCCATAACTACTTCTCCCTGATGCGGTACTACATTTCGTGCGGGGTGACTTTGCTGCGTCATGGTTTGGCGCTACGCCTTCTGCGCAGTACCCACAAAACGAATCCTGTTGCGGCGACGATACCAATGATCGTCATCTGTTCGCCGGTAAGCACTACGCGGCGAGAGAGGGTTCCGTGTTGCCACGCGTCGTAACTTCGCTGCACATCGTCGCGCAGGCCGGGAACGGTGAGCGTGGCATAGTCCGTTGTCGGGAGTGATCCAAAAATACGCGCAGGATCCGGTGGTGCACCACCTGTGTCTTTCGGCACCGCCTCCATCAACTTCGTAATTTCAGCGTCGGGCTGATCTCGGAATAACTCGGTTTGCGCAGTGCTGGGAAAGAGCGTGGTCTTCCCTGTCATCTTGAATTCAATCGCGTTGACTACGTCCTGGCAGACGCCGAGCGTGTAATAGCCACCGAAGGGTAGTTGCGCGTGCGCCGCATGGAGATACGCATAGGCTCGCAGCATGTTGCCGGTTAGTCGCGTGACTTCTACGGCGTCCGCGCCGTTGTATTCATGGGCGTGGCGGCCCATCACCCAGGGTTGATTCTGTTCGTCGTTGGTACGAAATTCTGCGCGGCCGTCGATACCGAAGTAGAACGCAACGTTCGCGTTGATCTTCGGCCCACTGATGAGCCACTCATATTCAGCATGTGCAACGGGGATCAGCAAGCGACGTTTTGGTTTCCACCAATGATCGCGTGGTACCAGCAACAGGCTGTCGAGGAAGAACGGCATCTCGACGTCTTTGCCGTTGTAGTGGAAGTGGCCGAAGTTTGCGAAGTAACGTGCGTCAGCCACCGTGACTGTATGGCCTGTGGCCACGAGTGCCTGCACTAATTCCTGCGGTGTGTGTGCGGTATGCTGATCCAACGTGACCGTGAAGTTCGATGTATCGCGATAGCTATTTAGCGACAGCCGATTCATCACCTCAGCCAGACGTGCGCTTTCACTATGCAGTGGAGCAATCTTCGGATCGGGGCCATCGCCGTGCGTTACCCCCGCCAGAAGAGGCGTGATGTCTGCCTTAAATTCAGGACGGTCGCTGGGAACATCCAGCGACTCTGTCTGCGGCTGCGTCAGGTTGTACGGACCGATGTTCACGCCGGCGGCAACGTCATAGGGCTGGTTGTCTGTCTTGACCATGCGGCTGCCGATGTCTACCGTTTGTGTGACGTGATGAATCGTCCATCCCGGAAAGCGATCCAGCCCGGTCCAGTCTTTACCCAGGATCATCTCTCGTAGAGTGTCAAAGAGCTTCGGCGTTAGATATGCGCCGTTCTTACCGCCCTTGTTCAGATAATCCAGAAGCTGTTCCGTGAAGCCC is a genomic window containing:
- a CDS encoding threonine ammonia-lyase; amino-acid sequence: MPSVKTELAITLADVEAARERVRDAVYYTPCAFSHTLTELTGQQVHLKLENLQMTGAFKERGALNRISLLTPEQAGRGVIAASAGNHAQGVAYHATRRGIKSTIVMPEPTPMVKVNATRRFGANVILHGPNYDAAYAEARRLCDAEGLTFIHPFDDAEVIAGQGTIGLELLEQVDGLEAVVVPIGGGGLIGGIACAVKSRNPNIRVVGVQTSRLPSMKAAVEAGHPVTIDAATTIGDGIAVRRSGDITLPLVQKYVDEIVTVDEDEIAAAILVLLEREKTLAEGAGATALAALLQKRTSLKNAKTAVLVCGGNIDVTLLSRIIERGLVQDGRLIRLRIHLLDRAGALQDLTTLIAKHGVNIVDTLYNRAYYGVNLGDTTIDITMETRGRDQVEELLNALTEGGYRHSRVL
- a CDS encoding SDR family oxidoreductase; the protein is MSETTTALETPLPTRDLSHNPKRYLVLGATSGIAEATCRIWAAEGANIFLVGRSEEKLRAMAGDLRVRGAAFVDIAATDLDRLEDHPGLLAHAITQLGGLDVAYLAFGILGDQPKAETDVAHAEQILHTNLTAPVSMLTWLANFCLKQGRGTLAVLSSVAGDRGRKSNYVYGASKAGLTAFVDGLRNRIDRDGVGVLTIKPGPVKTAMTAGMPGSEKFADVNAVAKDIANAIAKGEGGVMYVPAKWRPIMAVVRAIPDSVFKKLNL
- a CDS encoding MarR family winged helix-turn-helix transcriptional regulator, with the translated sequence MLSQEMSRTPKTPPVEDKTPMEFLIALYGMFRQMSMAPGSRSLQKIKTTPQEGRALGWLNQHGPALMSELADFMDIPLSTATSLVNRLVEKKQVVRQRSEEDRRIVRVHLTPAGQRLSQRMLEVHLEASKLLLEKLGRDDQQTLITLLRKAGYNPPAKDVC
- a CDS encoding RNA polymerase sigma factor, with the translated sequence MAQTETVLSPAEILTERRRISAGLRRQDPDLLQELINRYQHRLLRYLCSLTGRTDLAEDLFQETWIRVLERGHLYDDRGDFDAWLFTVARNRALDHFRRRSTVSLDEMMHPDEEGSAAFDPPAADLSPLEAFRLAEQACLLHATMDRLQPIHREVLQMHFYEDLTMREIAEKTGIHMPTVKSRLYRAIGFFEQFLREALTGSSVPVAAAQH
- the serA gene encoding phosphoglycerate dehydrogenase translates to MKIVLAEKVSPATLAVFQQEPSWKVVTADKITNLEAELADADALVVRSAVQVTAELLEHAPKLRVIGRAGVGVDNIDADAATKRGIVVMNTPGANAVAVAELTLGLMITMARQIPKANAALHNGKWEKKSLQGTELRGKTLGIVGLGRIGLEVARRARSFGMDLIGYDPFVAPVIARENGVTLVDIDTIFKGSDYLTLHVGLTPQTEGLINKHSIAIMKKGIRIVNCARGELIVDDALAEGLTTGTVGGAALDVFRQEPLKESPYFGIDNIILTPHLGGSTDEAQEAIGIQLAEQVSAYLKDGVVQNAVNVPSLSREEYVEVAPYIDLAQRLGTFLGLATPGNLENMDIAYSGRIATGKTDLIRNAVISGVLSDSDVNTINATAVANDRGIRVQEDKKEFASGGAGSVLKLTLHSAEGDASASATVLHGNAPRLLSLDGIDIEAPLTGTLLVFRNHDVPGVIGRIGTVIGEHGVNIANFALGKSVRSQRVPQGQAMAVVQIEATPEKVAELLQALRKVDAIASVRTVELS
- a CDS encoding FmdB family zinc ribbon protein — translated: MPLYEYQCQNCGRTLEKRQKFSDPELTECPHCAGKLEKLLSAPAVQFKGGGWYADLYSSSKGGTKSGGDKSAAASTTSSSDSSSSSSSTTSTAAPSTASTSSTTK
- a CDS encoding DUF6496 domain-containing protein, encoding MATKKASKKSATKKSPAKKTTVKKSSVKKSATKKAPAKKTTARKVAAKKTVAKKTAAKKTTAKKAAKKSSTRKYSPAAGKQVEREMREMKEGTLKSGRSGKKVTSRKQAIAIGLSEARKAGKKVPPAPKKK